CGGTAGGGTTTTTCAAACAAGAAAAATATTATTTTCCGACTGCCGTCGGCCGGGCCGCGCAATTGCTGGTGAATTCGGAACTGCCAACTTTCGCGCTATTTACGGCCTAACTGCCGTGCCGCGCCATGCGTAGCACCCGGCCGATAAGTCTTGGACGGAATGGTTAGCTTGCCAATCAATGGTCCTTCATCGTCCGTGCGTGACGAACGCAATGGCCCATGGGAGCGCAGGTGTAATTCATCGGGTAGCCGATGCGCTGACGTAGCCACTGACGCTCTGCGGATGAGCGATCGGCAAGGCGTGCGAATTCCAATGAGGGGACAAGAAAGGAACGGGCCGTGTATCGCCGCTCGTTGACGGAGTGCAGCGCCCTTTCCTACTTGCGATTTTGGGTCGCCTTATTTTTCTTTGTGATGTTTCGTGACGTGAAAGCATTGTCAGCAACAGGTGTTCCGTCGATGCGCGCGAATCTTGCCGTCGGTCGCCGGTTGAAGAGCGAGGACGCTCGCCGTTAGAATGGCCGCCACGGGTGCAATACGAGTGCGGCCTATGGGCCGGCAAACACGTGAATCAAACACCCCTCTAACAGAAGCCTAACATTCCCATGCTACCCATGATGCCCGAGACAACTTTCCGTCGAACCCCGGGCTTAACCATGGCACGAGAGCGTGTGCTTGTTGTGGATGACGAGCAGGATCTGCTCGAGCTAGTAAGCTACAACCTCAACAAGGAAGGGTATAAGGTTGTATGCGTGTCGTCGGGAGAAGAAGCCCTGACAGCTGCGCGGCGCGATCTGCCCGATTTGATCGTGCTCGATCTCTTGCTGCCGACGGTCGATGGATTGGAAGTATGTCGGCGCTTGAAGATGGACACGCGCACTCAGCACATCCCCGTGCTGATGCTCACCGCCAAGAGCGAGGAAGCAGACGTGGTCACCGGCCTGGAACTGGGCGCCGAGGACTATGTAACCAAACCGTTCAGCCCGCGCGTACTCGTGGCGCGCGTCAAAGCGGTGCTGCGACGTCGCTCGAAGGAAGGGGCCGATGACGACAATGCTGTCAGCGTCCACGACCTGGTCATTCATCCTGGCTGGCACGAGGTTCTATTGGCCGGTCAGCCGATCGATCTGACGTTCACGGAATTTCGTCTGTTGCATTTCCTGGCGAGGAAGCCGGGCTGGGCCTTCACGCGTGGA
Above is a window of Pirellulales bacterium DNA encoding:
- a CDS encoding response regulator; the encoded protein is MARERVLVVDDEQDLLELVSYNLNKEGYKVVCVSSGEEALTAARRDLPDLIVLDLLLPTVDGLEVCRRLKMDTRTQHIPVLMLTAKSEEADVVTGLELGAEDYVTKPFSPRVLVARVKAVLRRRSKEGADDDNAVSVHDLVIHPGWHEVLLAGQPIDLTFTEFRLLHFLARKPGWAFTRGQIVDAVKGEDYPVTERSVDVQVAGLRKKMGSRGDYIETVRGIGYRFKG